One Amycolatopsis sp. NBC_00355 genomic window carries:
- a CDS encoding TetR/AcrR family transcriptional regulator → MTAHRKLPKGPHSLSRDEVAGTQRARLIDAVLENVGTRGYLGTTVGHITATAGVSRTSFYEQFTDKQDAFLAAYRVLSNDFIDRGVAVAAAAPTPLDAVAACGDFLVDYVHRRPTAVRAVLLEIFALGDAGLEAREEVLRAGEAVFDRTVLWLRSTDPALPVPPPFTARAVVAATIELITQAIWKATEDAYDQAREAIRYTWLLGMSGHRSLTR, encoded by the coding sequence GTGACAGCGCACCGGAAGCTGCCGAAGGGCCCGCACAGCCTCAGCCGTGACGAAGTGGCCGGCACCCAGCGCGCCCGGCTGATCGACGCGGTGCTGGAGAACGTCGGCACCCGCGGCTACCTCGGCACCACCGTCGGGCACATCACGGCGACCGCGGGCGTCTCGCGAACCTCGTTCTACGAGCAGTTCACCGACAAGCAGGACGCCTTCCTGGCCGCGTATCGCGTGCTCAGCAACGACTTCATCGACCGGGGTGTGGCCGTGGCCGCCGCGGCCCCGACCCCGCTCGACGCCGTCGCCGCGTGCGGGGACTTCCTCGTCGACTACGTGCACCGCCGCCCGACGGCCGTCCGCGCCGTCCTGCTCGAGATCTTCGCCCTCGGCGACGCCGGTCTCGAAGCCCGCGAAGAGGTCCTGCGCGCGGGCGAAGCCGTGTTCGACCGGACCGTCCTCTGGCTGCGCAGCACCGATCCCGCGCTGCCGGTGCCGCCGCCGTTCACCGCGCGGGCCGTCGTCGCGGCCACGATCGAGCTCATCACCCAGGCCATCTGGAAGGCCACCGAAGACGCGTACGACCAGGCCCGGGAAGCCATCCGCTACACGTGGCTGCTCGGGATGTCCGGGCACCGGAGCCTCACCCGCTGA
- a CDS encoding lipase family protein, which translates to MIKPARLLAVAAALTLTVAAAPAATAAPAADSFYTYSGSEPLSSFDPGTVLKTRTLSYHIVGIPTPLTAIQLLYRTTDAQGKPAANVTSVVRSPNGDNKKAISYQSAYDSLNPADSPSRAIAGDVTLGGLLPNGESLLVTPALLLGYNIVIPDTEGQDANFAAGPEYGTNTLDSIRAATKAAETGLTGTTKFGLIGYSGGAIATGWAAALAPSYAPDVDKNLVGFTEGGVLVAPSHNLKYVAGSPVWSGVIPMALVGVARAYDIDLKPYASSYGLKVLQEVEQASIIDALGRYPGLTWQKLVKPQYSDPNSVLPFVDAVNKVNIGSAPTPSVPGFIAQGNNGLLEGTFGNPPGIGTGDGVMVAGDVRALARQYCAGGNSSIKYAQYDLLSHVGGAVRWAPDAIGWLNDRFAGKAAPSSCGHIPAGNSLAPEVPAS; encoded by the coding sequence ATGATCAAGCCTGCCCGCTTGCTGGCCGTCGCCGCGGCCCTCACGCTGACCGTCGCCGCCGCGCCGGCGGCCACCGCGGCACCGGCGGCCGATTCCTTCTACACCTACAGCGGCAGCGAACCGCTGTCGTCGTTCGACCCGGGAACCGTGCTCAAGACCCGGACGCTGAGCTACCACATCGTCGGCATCCCGACGCCGCTCACGGCGATCCAGCTGCTCTACCGGACCACCGACGCGCAGGGGAAGCCCGCCGCCAACGTCACGTCCGTGGTGCGCAGTCCCAACGGGGACAACAAAAAAGCCATTTCGTACCAGTCCGCCTACGACTCGCTCAACCCGGCGGACAGCCCGTCGCGGGCGATCGCCGGCGACGTCACCCTCGGCGGGCTGCTGCCCAACGGGGAGTCCCTGCTCGTCACGCCCGCCCTGCTCCTCGGCTACAACATCGTCATCCCCGACACGGAGGGGCAGGACGCGAACTTCGCCGCGGGGCCGGAGTACGGCACCAACACCCTCGACTCGATCCGCGCCGCGACGAAGGCGGCCGAGACGGGCCTGACCGGCACCACCAAGTTCGGCCTCATCGGCTACTCGGGCGGCGCCATCGCGACCGGGTGGGCGGCCGCGCTCGCGCCGAGCTACGCGCCCGACGTCGACAAGAACCTGGTGGGCTTCACCGAAGGCGGGGTGCTCGTCGCGCCATCGCACAACCTGAAGTACGTCGCCGGCAGCCCCGTGTGGTCCGGTGTCATCCCGATGGCGCTCGTCGGGGTCGCCCGCGCCTACGACATCGATCTCAAGCCCTACGCGAGCAGCTACGGCCTGAAGGTCCTCCAGGAGGTGGAACAGGCGTCGATCATCGACGCGCTGGGCCGCTACCCGGGGCTGACGTGGCAAAAGCTCGTCAAGCCGCAGTACTCGGACCCGAACTCGGTGCTCCCGTTCGTCGACGCCGTCAACAAGGTGAACATCGGCTCGGCGCCGACGCCGTCGGTCCCCGGCTTCATCGCGCAGGGGAACAACGGGCTGCTGGAAGGCACCTTCGGCAACCCGCCGGGGATCGGGACCGGTGACGGCGTGATGGTCGCCGGCGACGTGCGGGCGCTGGCCCGGCAGTACTGCGCCGGCGGCAACAGCTCGATCAAGTACGCGCAGTACGACCTGCTCAGCCACGTCGGCGGCGCGGTGCGCTGGGCGCCCGACGCGATCGGCTGGCTGAACGACCGGTTCGCCGGGAAGGCCGCGCCGTCCAGCTGCGGGCACATCCCGGCGGGCAACTCGCTCGCTCCGGAAGTTCCCGCTTCCTGA
- a CDS encoding NAD(P)/FAD-dependent oxidoreductase → MRALIIGGGIGGLAMAQSLTAAGVDVQVHERNSEAADWLQGYRIHLNRFGCRALRRCLPGPLWDAFAATAGDPGAGLSFQTHRLRELLFVEEELMTDGTGDHRAVSRIALRRLLLAGLGENVHFGRTFERYETNPDGTVTAHFAGGATATGDLLIGADGANSRVRAQLLPHAHRVPTGAVGVAGRLALTDETRAWLPSRIRGGMNIVLPPAGSFLFTAVFDGRTRTAEAVGDGIDLTAFGLTGTDLLDDVQDYVLWAFAAKRAGYPADVESLPGPALQNIVAEHIRGWHPDLRRLVTGSDPAGVHAIAFKSATPVEPWPSGPVTLIGDAVHNMTPVMGLGANTALRDAALLAHQLKAVHRGEAGLTDAVGEYERRMLAYGFEAVHTSRSFADRFTSDNVLARQGMKTWLRVCSAVPAVKRSSFTDEWTDDLPAASAALV, encoded by the coding sequence ATGAGAGCCTTGATCATCGGCGGCGGGATCGGCGGGCTCGCGATGGCCCAGTCCCTCACCGCGGCCGGCGTCGACGTCCAGGTCCACGAGCGCAACAGCGAGGCAGCCGACTGGCTGCAGGGCTACCGCATCCACCTCAACCGGTTCGGCTGCCGCGCCTTGCGCCGCTGCCTGCCGGGCCCGCTGTGGGACGCCTTCGCCGCCACCGCCGGCGATCCGGGCGCGGGCCTGAGCTTCCAGACCCACCGCCTGCGCGAACTGCTCTTCGTGGAGGAGGAGCTGATGACCGACGGGACCGGCGACCACCGCGCGGTCAGCCGGATCGCGTTGCGCCGGCTGCTGCTGGCCGGCCTGGGCGAGAACGTCCACTTCGGACGGACGTTCGAGCGTTACGAGACCAACCCGGACGGCACCGTGACGGCGCACTTCGCCGGTGGCGCCACCGCGACCGGCGATCTGCTGATCGGTGCGGACGGCGCCAACTCCCGGGTGCGCGCCCAGCTCCTGCCGCACGCGCACCGGGTGCCGACCGGCGCGGTGGGCGTGGCCGGCCGGCTGGCCCTGACCGACGAGACCCGCGCCTGGCTGCCGTCGCGGATCCGCGGCGGGATGAACATCGTGCTGCCACCGGCCGGCAGTTTCCTGTTCACCGCGGTCTTCGACGGCCGGACCCGCACCGCGGAAGCAGTCGGCGACGGCATCGACCTGACGGCGTTCGGCTTGACCGGCACCGATCTCCTCGACGACGTCCAGGACTACGTGCTCTGGGCGTTCGCGGCGAAACGCGCCGGTTATCCGGCCGACGTGGAGTCGCTGCCCGGGCCCGCGTTGCAGAACATCGTGGCCGAGCACATCCGCGGCTGGCACCCGGACCTGCGCCGGCTGGTCACCGGCTCCGACCCGGCGGGCGTGCACGCGATCGCGTTCAAGTCCGCCACCCCGGTCGAGCCCTGGCCGAGCGGCCCGGTGACGCTCATCGGCGACGCCGTGCACAACATGACCCCCGTGATGGGCCTGGGCGCCAACACCGCGCTCCGGGACGCGGCCCTGCTGGCCCACCAGCTCAAGGCCGTGCACCGCGGCGAAGCCGGACTGACCGACGCGGTCGGCGAGTACGAGCGCCGGATGCTGGCCTACGGCTTCGAAGCCGTGCACACCTCACGCTCGTTCGCCGACCGGTTCACCTCGGACAACGTCCTCGCCCGCCAGGGGATGAAGACCTGGCTCCGGGTGTGCTCCGCCGTCCCGGCCGTGAAGCGGAGCAGCTTCACCGACGAGTGGACCGACGATCTCCCCGCCGCGAGCGCCGCCCTGGTCTGA
- a CDS encoding PadR family transcriptional regulator, with protein MGAVRLFILGALARGGPMHGHQIRRAAQVDRTELWADVKPGSLYGALRRMADEGVIEALRTERVGNMPERTVYTITEEGRRELSVLRHTILTTTKLRPDPVDLALAYTEDLDEATLRALVEDRRAALVAELASWKHLQEHAGPYLDGLEPLGFDHVLIRLEAEVTWHDRVLDKLTDLLANRGEQT; from the coding sequence ATGGGAGCAGTTCGGTTGTTCATCCTCGGCGCCTTGGCGCGGGGCGGTCCGATGCACGGGCACCAGATCCGGCGGGCGGCGCAGGTCGACCGCACCGAGCTCTGGGCGGACGTCAAACCCGGCTCGCTCTACGGCGCGCTGCGGCGGATGGCGGACGAGGGCGTCATCGAGGCACTGCGCACCGAACGCGTGGGGAACATGCCCGAACGCACGGTCTACACGATCACCGAGGAGGGCCGGCGCGAGCTTTCCGTGCTGCGCCACACCATCCTCACCACCACCAAGCTGCGCCCGGATCCGGTCGACCTGGCGCTGGCCTACACCGAGGACCTCGACGAGGCGACGCTGCGGGCGCTGGTCGAGGACCGCCGGGCCGCGCTCGTCGCGGAACTCGCGTCCTGGAAACACCTTCAGGAACACGCGGGGCCCTACCTCGACGGCCTGGAGCCGCTGGGGTTCGACCACGTGCTCATCCGCCTCGAAGCCGAGGTGACCTGGCACGACCGGGTGCTGGACAAACTGACGGATCTGCTGGCCAACCGGGGAGAACAGACATGA
- a CDS encoding zinc-binding alcohol dehydrogenase family protein: protein MRAAVLEEFGTLPSVRELPDPVLGTGEVVVDVVAAPVLPYAAEVFRGERNYLLTLPVVPGAGAVGRVRATGPDATRLKPGDWVLCDPTIRSRDDARTPDITLQGLSARGEGGLFLQRHFGHGAYAEQLMVPTENAVPLGPIDAADAGRWTALSLCLVPYGGLLAAQLQPGETVLVSGATGNFGSAGVAVALAMGAACVVAPGRNTDALADLERRFGARVRTVRLTGDDDTARMRAAAPGPIDVVLDLLPPSAGAAVTRTAAMTVREYGRVVLMGGVGMLGGDDLALPYPWLMRNNITVRGQWLAPREANSSLIALARAGLLDLGGFAVTEFGLDDIADAVGHAAKEQARFALTVIRP from the coding sequence ATGAGAGCTGCTGTCCTCGAAGAATTCGGCACGTTGCCGTCCGTGCGCGAGCTGCCCGACCCGGTGCTGGGCACCGGTGAAGTGGTTGTCGACGTCGTCGCGGCGCCGGTACTGCCCTACGCCGCGGAGGTGTTCCGCGGCGAGCGGAACTACCTGCTGACGCTGCCGGTCGTGCCGGGCGCCGGCGCGGTCGGCCGGGTCCGCGCGACCGGCCCGGACGCGACCCGGCTCAAGCCCGGCGACTGGGTGCTGTGCGACCCGACGATCCGCTCCCGCGACGACGCGCGCACGCCGGACATCACGCTGCAGGGGCTGAGCGCACGCGGCGAAGGCGGCCTGTTCCTGCAGCGCCACTTCGGCCACGGCGCCTACGCCGAGCAGCTCATGGTCCCGACCGAGAACGCCGTCCCGCTCGGCCCCATCGACGCGGCCGACGCCGGTCGGTGGACCGCACTCTCCCTGTGCCTCGTGCCGTACGGCGGCCTGCTCGCGGCCCAGCTCCAGCCGGGCGAAACGGTGCTGGTCAGCGGCGCGACCGGAAACTTCGGCAGCGCGGGCGTGGCGGTCGCCCTCGCGATGGGCGCGGCCTGCGTGGTCGCGCCGGGCCGCAACACCGACGCGCTGGCCGACCTGGAACGCCGGTTCGGCGCGCGCGTCCGGACCGTCCGGCTCACCGGGGACGACGACACCGCGCGCATGCGAGCCGCGGCGCCCGGCCCGATCGACGTGGTCCTCGACCTGCTGCCGCCATCGGCGGGAGCGGCCGTCACCCGGACCGCGGCCATGACGGTGCGCGAGTACGGCCGGGTCGTGCTGATGGGCGGCGTCGGCATGCTCGGCGGCGACGACCTCGCGTTGCCCTACCCGTGGCTGATGCGCAACAACATCACCGTGCGCGGCCAGTGGCTGGCCCCGCGCGAGGCGAACAGCAGCCTGATCGCGCTGGCCCGCGCCGGCCTGCTCGACCTGGGCGGGTTCGCCGTCACGGAGTTCGGCCTCGACGACATCGCCGACGCCGTGGGCCACGCGGCGAAGGAGCAGGCGCGGTTCGCGCTCACCGTCATCCGGCCGTGA
- a CDS encoding helix-turn-helix transcriptional regulator: protein MADVARAGLGEFLRSRRERLNPATLGLPDRRRRRTPGLRREEVAELAGIGVDWYIRLEQGRTVSPSTETIEALAGALRLDDAERVHLRELARNPARTAFTRESVPDSTRGLIESLSQPAYVTGRRWDVLAWNRAAVSLFTDFAKLPEADRNVLVFLLLDERGRRLFGPGWAAQAEHTVAQFHAAYDLWAPDPAFTALAGRLRAGCPEFAGWWERHDVVHSGPGRKTLYRPEPVEFEYATFQANEDPALRLTLYAPARRPRTSGR from the coding sequence ATGGCGGACGTGGCCCGCGCCGGGCTGGGGGAGTTCCTGCGGTCCCGGCGGGAGCGGCTGAATCCGGCGACCCTCGGGTTACCGGACCGTCGACGCCGACGGACGCCCGGGTTGCGTCGCGAGGAGGTCGCCGAACTCGCCGGCATCGGCGTCGACTGGTACATCCGGCTCGAACAGGGCCGCACGGTCAGCCCGTCCACGGAGACGATCGAGGCGTTGGCCGGCGCCCTGCGGCTGGACGACGCGGAGCGCGTCCACCTGCGGGAACTGGCCCGCAACCCGGCGCGGACCGCGTTCACCCGCGAGTCGGTCCCCGACTCGACGCGAGGGCTGATCGAGAGCCTCTCGCAGCCCGCCTACGTCACGGGCCGCCGGTGGGACGTGCTGGCCTGGAACCGCGCGGCCGTCTCGCTGTTCACCGACTTCGCCAAGCTGCCCGAGGCGGACCGCAACGTGCTGGTGTTCCTGCTGCTCGACGAGCGGGGACGGCGGCTGTTCGGGCCCGGCTGGGCGGCGCAGGCCGAGCACACGGTGGCGCAGTTCCACGCCGCGTACGACCTGTGGGCGCCGGACCCGGCGTTCACCGCGCTGGCCGGCCGCCTGCGCGCGGGCTGCCCCGAGTTCGCGGGCTGGTGGGAGCGCCACGACGTCGTCCACAGTGGACCCGGCCGGAAGACGCTGTACCGCCCGGAGCCGGTGGAGTTCGAGTACGCGACGTTCCAGGCGAACGAGGACCCGGCGCTGCGGCTGACGCTCTACGCGCCGGCCCGGCGCCCGCGGACCAGCGGCAGGTAG
- a CDS encoding TetR/AcrR family transcriptional regulator: MTEAKTRRRGAELEDAILRAAADELAEAGYPGLTMERVSQRAGTNKNTIYRRWPNRAALGVAAYRHLAEDKLRPPDTGDLRDDALALLRAINCDRSSPAAQILRGLLAGVSDDPELLAQLHEQARDGGTATWLTLLERAVSRGEAPPESLHPRVATVALTLLRNEYLTRGLTTVDDDVLVEIVDEVYLPLVRGRRAGA, translated from the coding sequence ATGACCGAAGCGAAGACCCGGCGACGCGGCGCCGAACTGGAAGACGCGATCCTGCGCGCCGCCGCGGACGAGCTGGCCGAGGCCGGCTACCCGGGCCTGACCATGGAACGCGTCTCGCAGCGGGCCGGCACCAACAAGAACACGATCTACCGCCGCTGGCCGAACCGCGCCGCGCTCGGCGTCGCCGCCTACCGGCACCTGGCCGAGGACAAGCTGCGCCCGCCCGACACCGGCGACCTCCGCGACGACGCGCTGGCCTTGCTGCGCGCCATCAACTGCGACCGCTCCTCCCCTGCGGCGCAGATCCTCCGCGGCCTGCTGGCCGGTGTGAGCGACGACCCCGAACTGCTGGCCCAGCTGCACGAGCAGGCCCGTGACGGCGGCACCGCCACGTGGCTCACGCTCCTCGAACGCGCGGTGAGCCGGGGCGAAGCACCGCCGGAGTCACTCCACCCCCGCGTCGCGACGGTCGCGCTCACCTTGCTGCGCAACGAATACCTCACCCGCGGACTGACCACAGTGGACGACGACGTCCTCGTGGAGATCGTCGACGAGGTCTACCTGCCGCTGGTCCGCGGGCGCCGGGCCGGCGCGTAG